In one window of Mesoplodon densirostris isolate mMesDen1 chromosome 4, mMesDen1 primary haplotype, whole genome shotgun sequence DNA:
- the LOC132489287 gene encoding histone H3.3A-like codes for MARTKQTARKSTGGKAPRKQLATKAARKSAPSTGGVKKPHRYRPGTVALREVRRYQKSTELIGKLPFQRLVREIAQDFKTDLCFQTAAIGALQEASEAYLVGLFEDTNLYAIHAKRVTIMPKDIQLARRICGERA; via the coding sequence ATGGCTCGTACAAAGCAGACTGCCCGCAAATCGACAGGTGGTAAAGCACCGAGGAAGCAACTGGCTACAAAAGCCGCTCGCAAGAGTGCGCCCTCTACTGGAGGGGTGAAGAAACCTCATCGTTACAGGCCTGGCACCGTGGCGCTCCGTGAAGTTAGACGTTATCAGAAGTCCACGGAACTTATTGGCAAACTTCCCTTCCAGCGTCTGGTGCGGGAAATTGCTCAGGACTTCAAAACAGATCTGTGCTTCCAGACTGCAGCTATTGGTGCTTTGCAGGAGGCAAGTGAGGCTTATCTGGTTGGCCTTTTTGAAGACACCAACCTGTATGCTATCCATGCCAAACGTGTAACAATTATGCCAAAAGACATACAGCTAGCACGCCGCATATGTGGAGAACGTGCTTAA